Sequence from the Ereboglobus luteus genome:
ACCGCCTCCTCATCGCCACTGGAGGAGGAGCCAAATCCGGCGCCACGCTCGCCATCGCCGAAAAACTCGGCCACACCATCGAGGCGCCCGTCCCCTCGCTTTTCACATTCAATATCGACGATCCGCGACTGCGCGATCTCGCCGGCTTTGCCGTTCCCTGCGCCGCCACCGCAATCCCCGACTCGACGCCAAAGCTCCGCGAAACCGGCCCCATGATAATCACTCATTGGGGGCTCAGCGGCCCCGCCATCCTGAAAATCTCAGCATGGGGCGCGCGCGAACTCCACGCGCGCAATTATCATTTTCCGCTCACGGTTAACTGGCTCGGCCCCATCACCACGGAGCAGGCGCGCGCCACGCTTGCCGCGACGCGCGCCTCGCACGCGCGCCGGCAAATCACCACGAGCAACCCCTTCGCGCTCTCCTCGCGCCTGTGGGAGCGGCTCGCCGCCGCGGCAAACATCCCCGCCGCGACGACCTGGGCCAACCTCTCCAAAACACAACTCGCCGCCCTTGCCGCGCAATGCACCGCGTGCGAATTCACCGTTACGGGCAAAAGCACCAACAAGGACGAATTTGTGACCTGCGGCGGTGTGCGCCTCGGCGAGGTCGATTTCAAAACCATGCAAAGCCGCGTTTGCCCCGGGCTTTATTTTGCCGGCGAAGTGCTCGACATTGACGGCATCACCGGCGGTTACAATTTCCAAGCCGCCTGGACAACCGGCCGCCTTGCCGGGCTTGCGATGGCGGAAAACTAAAAATCATCATCCGGAAACGCCGCGGATTTTGGTAGGGCGGTTTCGCCGAAACCGCCGCGTTTGGCACTCAAACCCCCGACGCCCAACAAGGATGCCGTTTCATTTAAAATGCCCCTGTTTGAAAACATAAGACATTGGCAT
This genomic interval carries:
- a CDS encoding NAD(P)/FAD-dependent oxidoreductase, producing the protein MASETPQRIVIAGGGAAGYFAAITCAEACARNNTDVEITLLEAAPQPLAKVRISGGGRCNVTRACFDTRELVKGYPRGGRELLGAFHRWQPRDTIEWFESRGVPLITQPDLRMFPAADTSQAIIDCLQHAAARTGVKVRTKCGLTNAVASAAPRSFNLALSTGETLPCDRLLIATGGGAKSGATLAIAEKLGHTIEAPVPSLFTFNIDDPRLRDLAGFAVPCAATAIPDSTPKLRETGPMIITHWGLSGPAILKISAWGARELHARNYHFPLTVNWLGPITTEQARATLAATRASHARRQITTSNPFALSSRLWERLAAAANIPAATTWANLSKTQLAALAAQCTACEFTVTGKSTNKDEFVTCGGVRLGEVDFKTMQSRVCPGLYFAGEVLDIDGITGGYNFQAAWTTGRLAGLAMAEN